From the genome of Ovis aries strain OAR_USU_Benz2616 breed Rambouillet chromosome 5, ARS-UI_Ramb_v3.0, whole genome shotgun sequence:
gtgtcccctgtattgggagtatGGAGCCttacccactagaccaccagggaagtctcaatgcACATATTCTTACCTAAGATTATATTGCTTCCcaaacaaattgccaacatccgctggatcatgaaaaaagcaaaagagttccagaaaaacatctatttctgctttattgactatgccaaagcctttgactgtgtggatcacaagcaactgtggaaaattctgaaagacatgggaataccagaccacctgacctgcctcttgagaaatctgtatgcaggccaggaagcaacagttagaactggacatggaaccacagactggttccaaataggaaaaggagtacgtcaaggctgtatatagtcatcctgcttatctaacttctatgcagagtacatcatgagaaacgctggactggaagaaacacaagctggaatcaagattgccgggagaaatatcaataacctcagatatgcagatgataccaccttatggcagaaagtgaaaaggaactaaaaagcctcttgattaaagtgaaagtggagagtgaaaaagttggcctaaagctcaacattcagaaaacgaagatcatggcatctgatcccatcacttcatgggaaatagacggggaaatagtggaaacagtgtcagactttatttttggggggctccaaaatcactgcagatggtgactgtagccatgaaattaaaagacgcttactccttggaagaaaagttatgaccaacctaaatagcatattcaaaagcagagacattactttgccgactaaggtccgtctagtcaaggctatggttttccctgtggtcatgtatggatgcgagagttggactgtgaagaaggctgagcgccgaagaattgatactttggaactgtggtgttggagaagactcttgagagtcctttggactgcaaggagatccaaccagtccattcggaaggagatcagccctgggatttccttggtgggactgatgctgaagctgaaactccaggactttgacCACCTTatacaaagagttggaaaagactctgatgctgggagggattgggggcaggaagagaaggggacgaccaaggatgagatggctggatggcatcactgacttgatggacatgagtctgagtgaactccaggagttggtgatggacagggaggcctggtgtgctgcgattcatggggtcgcaaagagtcggacatgactgagcgactgaactgaactgaactgaaacaaatatgAGTCAATATTTGGAGAGGCACGCAATGTCATTAATTATTCTCTTTTGTAGGTGCTATGCTTTGGGATGTACTACAATAAACCTGAAAGCAAAGCACTGGTGGAACAGTCTACTGCCTTCCCCCAGGTTTTCATACCTATGTCCCCAGGCCCAAAAGATGAAAACAGTGGCCATTTCGACAACTGTAGTTGGACAATACAGTTTACAATCTAATGTCAGCAACCCTAGCAGATACTCTTGGcctgctaataataataataacactcGTAGCAACAATTATATGCACTGCACTTTAGAACAGACTTTCATGTAAAAGACTCCAATTATGTGAACTCTATTAGGGTTAGCAATGGGTCCCACTTGACATGACATGAAACTAATGCTCTGGGGTGGTCTCTGTATCATTTGCCAATTATTTCTAGTTCTCCCCCATTCTGGTTTTTATGAGACAAGGTAACACTGTATTCCGTAATCTCTATGGTTGCACAAGGGCCAATGATGGCGAAGCATAGTCACATAGGTGCCAATTCTGAGCTGGAATATTCAATTGCTGTAAATGGAAATCCTTAGGAATACATCTTCACTTCACCTTGACAGTTAACAATATTCAAAATGGTGACTATCTTGTCTACCTAGAACCCACTGAAGCAATGGAGCACCATCAACTGACCATCATACATGTATAGCTTGTatgtatgaataaaaataaacatgaattgCTTCAAGTCACAGAAATCTTGGGGTTATATGTTACCACAACATAATCGGGTCTTCCTAACTGATACAGGCTCATGGCACAATGGACTTCCTGAAGACTACAGCTAGAAAATGTCAGTGCCTTTCTCCAAGCCTCAAAAGGGCTAAGGTCACTCTTCCTTTCACTATATTCTTGTTTGCTTCATGGACTTTTTGCCTcgaaaataaaacaacatttcCCCAGGAGCCAAAATATAAACCTAAGTGTAATctgttgattcctgggtcaggaagatcccctggagaagggccaggctacccactccagtattcttgggcttccttggtggctcagatggtaaagattccacctgcaatgcaggagacctgggtttgatccctgggttgggaagatcccctgtaggagagcatggcaaccaactccagtattcttgcctggagaatcccatggacagaggagcctggcgggctacagcccatggggtcgcaaagagctggacatgactgagcaacacagcACAAGTTCAAAGTGTAATCTGACTGATCTAAGTGTAATAGTCTCTATTTTGGTGAAATACAGAAAgtttgatattttcatttattccttaagTATGTCAAGTAGCCTATACTTAATCTCTTCTACTCTGAGTTTTAGAATTCAAAGGAACAACATTCCCCACCCCTAGAGCAGGCAGAAAAATACTTCTCACCTTGAATAATCAATTTGTTGATCGGACAGGAAGTAGCAATTAAGTAACACCACCCAGGGTGTGACATTGTGCTTTGAGAGCCGCTCAGAGCCAACCCTGACTTTGGATGACCTCACAGGAAAGGCGGAGAAATCAAACATTGCCTTATAAACATGACCCTTTCCTAGGGTATGGCTGATGCAGTTGTTGTGACCATCCTGAGTAACCTCTGCATCACAGCTGTCTCCATCATGAAGACCACTGGGGGTCTCCTTCTGCTCTGTGTAGTGGCCTGTCTCTGCTCCTGCTCAGGTGAGTCAAGGGTAGATAGTGCCCTTAATAGCCATAAGCTTGTTGTCTGACATGGCCCCTCCTAGGATATGAACATCTCAGAGAAACGTCTGGTCATGTGGATTTAAAGGATACTAGTTTGTAATAGAAACAGCCCTGGCCTGGAAAGGGAGGATCTTATGTTCCACTTGGAGTTTAAGGGTTTGGATCTAGAACATTCCCTTTCAaggatttttatttccattcatgggaccaaaaccaaaaacacacacacactacttttTTCATAAGTCTACCATCTTATTgcatgtgttagtcgcttagtcatatctgattctttgtgaccctatggactgtagcccaccacattcCTCTgaccatgtaattctccaggcgagaatactggagtgggttgccattcctttcttcaggggatcttcacaacccagggattgaacctgagtctcctgcattgctggcagattctttaccatgtaagccaccggggaagcccattttattagGACCTGGAAACTGCTGGTGTTATGAGATACTACTCCTCATTGCAAAGATGCAGACAAACTTGAATCTCTCTCCAGATTAATCCAGAACTTAAATCTCTCTCCAAATTAATCCAGAACTTGAATCTCTCTCCAAATTAAtccaggaaaatagaaaaaaaattatccaaaacCCAGGAGTCAACAATTAAACATTTATATAGTGAAAAATTACTTAAATAAGATTATAATACCTTAGAGATATTCTATTACTTTTCTTCATATCAATTAGGAGGGGGAGACTATTGAAAATGGTGCTTCAGGCTCTTAGAAATAGTGAGTGCAATACTTTTATTGCTATCTGATTTAAAACACTATCAGAGACACAATGAGCTCCAGAAAACATCCCGTGGTATATAAAGGGAGGAAATTTGGATAATTCTCTTGCTTGAACCAAGGATTACCTAACACAGTGGCCATCTGGCTTCGTCAGAATACAGTTGGGTTTTGTGAAAGGATAGGGTAGGTGCTGAAACTAATTACCAGAAGAACCACAGAGTCTTATTCGACAGACTGACTTTACGTTAATTAATGAGACCTTAcaactctgctttatttttaatgtttccaaCTGAATCTCTCTTTCAGAAGCTGCTAGCCTGCCTTTAAAAACAGTGAGTATATTGAACCACAATTTAATTTCAGTTTAATTTCCTACTtagtttaattttctatttactgTATGTACTCAAAAAACACTTGAGAAATACATATGAAAGGTTAATTCAGTATGCTTGTGGTGGGGTAAGTGGCCAGGTGAAAGGCAAGGAAGGCAGCTGTAGGTAAGTTGCCTCTGCTTTTCAGAAGGCAGCTGTAGAAATGtgatatacatataaacaaataatCTAAATGTAAAGAAAGtgttccaaatttttaaaaaagagagagggtaCTTCTAGCTGAGAAGCTGGTGATGTCTCCATGGAAAGGGCAACATGTGAGAGGCAAAAGACAGTTACCTTGGTTAACAGCACAGattctggattcaaatcccagccctACCACTAACTAGCTTTTATATTAtacaaattctttccttttttaagccCAGATCTCCCTCATCTGTAAATAGGGGTAACAGAAGAAcctacccacttcagttttctgaagattaaacaacaaaagaaattaatGTAAGATTTAAGTTTAATGCCTGGCAAGGAAATATGCAGGAGCTGTTCACTGTGTGTACTAGTAGTAATAGAAGTGATACTGGTAGTACTAGCATTTATTTGTCAGAGTGGTCATAGTGTTATCAATAGAAGTAGCCACAGCAGTTTCAGAGTATAGGAGCTGGAACCTCCGGATGGTACTGTGCTTCCTGTCAGATAGAGGCCAGGGTAGCCTAGCTTAAGGACGAGGAGAAAAGCAGGACATTCTCTTGCATATGTTCCAGGTGAACTGCAGCATTTACAAGAAGTACCCAGTGGTGGCCATCCCTTGCCCCATCACATACCTGCCTGTTTGTGGTTCTGACTACATCACCTATGGGAATGAATGCCACTTGTGTATTGAGAATTTGTGAGTACCtcatgggaaggaaaaaaagctaGGGCACTGCCCTTCACTGCAATCTTCTCTTTCCACCAGCATGCTCAGCTCTCTAAAAACTGTACTTACCCACCCAGAGCATCTGGGAGACAGAGAAAACTTGCTGCCTCACAGTTGGATTAAGGATGAGCCACCTGCTCTACCAGCTTGGACTGGTCCCTCCATGACAGAGCCTCTAATTCCCATCTGTCAACTTAGAGTCTAACAAGACCAGAAGCCTTCAAATTACTGTCTCTAGAGCCCAGAGGTTCTGTAGAGGGAAGTTAGGAGTCACCCAAGAGGTTACAGAGATCATCTGGGGAAGTCTCCAATTCTAACCAGCTTTGGGCTCTTTTAAGTAGTGGAGTTCCACAAAATTTCTTACTGGAAGAAATGTTTCTGAATCCCAcactaaaaaataattgaaaactacTATCCTATCATGTAGAATAGAAGCCTCTTATCCTACTTCTAAGAGACTTAATGGACTTAATGATTCTAGATAAACTGTGACCAGAAGGTCTTTATCCTCCTCAATTTCCTGGTGGCTGTAAATATCCGTTGCCTGAGGCAGTAGGGAGGATAAGTCTAccacaaagatttttttcttcaatctGAAATAAGGAATACAATATAGTCCAAGCTGTCAGAATTTGGGCTAGAATCCTCATGGACAAGCTTTAACTATTTCGTTTGGCTTACACAATGTTTTGGAAGGCAATATAACCAGGCAGAAGACACTTCTTTAGTGCAAAATAGGCAACTCAGGGGTCGTAACAACCAGTTCCCTTTGCTCACTGCTAACTCTCTTTTAGACCCCCGGGTTTTGGCCACTTAgctcttttgggtttttttcatctttgtgatCATCTTAACAAGTTAAAATATCACATTAGGACCTGAGCCCAGAAGGATGTCTACACATTGATTCCTACTCAGGAGCTTTTATTTCACGAAAGGGAAGATTCTCTAATGTGCACAGACACTGGGCCCTCAACCTAGAAAACACCTTGCATCCAAGGACACTGAAGAGGACACGTGATGGACGTCCCTCTCACTAGTACAGGGGCCGGCCCCACCACGGGCCCTGTGGAGCAGGAAAGCCTGAGGGGCCAGCCGGCCACCTTAGCTTCCCTTGTCAGAGGTCCTCCTTCTTTGCTGGTTTAAGACACTGGGTGATTAGTTTGGGCTCTAGGATCAGTAGAGGGAGCAGGTGGGATGAAAATATCACTGGACTAGGGACATTCTGCTACTCGCTCTGTCAGAAACTGCCTGTAGCAAGGACACTCCTTTTTAGAGACTCATTTTCCTCATGTGTAAGATCAGGTTGTGGCTGTAATCTCTGTAGTTCCTTTCAGCTCTAATATAACGTAAATTTTCCTCTTGTGTTAATGATCCTCTTAACTGTGTCTTCCCATAGGAAGAGTTatggaaaagttcagtttcttCATGAAGGAGTATGTTAACTTCCCCACAGACGTGGATACAGAGCAAGGATATCCTCATTATCATCGTCATCATCCCTGGTTCCAGGAGGGTGGGACTGGTAGGGAGGGGTCAGAGACAGACCCAGAGTCATCTTTGTTGGGTGGGGAAAGTTGTGCTCTCCCTCAGACTTCTGTCTCACTGACTgacaaatacaaatatttcaaaataaaaagtacaatGAAATTGTAACAGCTCATTGTTGAGTTCTAAgcatcaaaataattatgcttatTAAAAACTTTGCAGAACTACTatctacctcagttcagttcagttcagtcgctcagtcgtgtccaactctttgcgaccccatgaatcgcagcacgccaggcctccctgcctatcaccaactcccggagttcactcagactcaacatccatcgagtcagtgatgccatccagccatctcatcctcggtcatccctttctcctcctgcccccaatccctccctagTAACTTCAATAGATCAAAAGATAAAAACCTACTTTAAATGGAACATAAGGAGCCAAATATGTGTAATGCCtattgtagttgttcagtcactgagtcaagtccaaatctttgtgtccccatggactacaccccaccagtcttctctgcccaaggggttccccaggcaagaatactggagtgggctaccattcccttctccaggggatcttcccaacccaaggatcaacctcaaatctcctgcactgacaagtggattctttaccactgagccaccagggaagccctttgtaatGCCTATAGCACAGtcataaatattttcaggaaTGACATGCCTTTACAACTACAAATTTATTTCATAAACACATTTTATagcaaaaattatcaaaataaaccACTGAACTCTCTGACATAGCTTAAACAATCTAACTTATTCCTAaggttttaaaaaagtatatgtataaaataaattgacaaaaatttttcatttgcaaTAGAGACCCTATTAATTTCCTAATTGTTCTAATGAAACTCTAATTCCTAATTAAGTCTTCTTTACTTGACATACCAGTCTGTTTTAACAAGGATGCTGTGTGATTCAAGGGAGGAGGGCACATTTGCAAATCCTACTTCAAATTTAACACAGCTCTAAACcatctttatcattttaattatcaATCTAATTGTGCCACAAACATCAGCTATTCCATATTAATAAATCCTGACCCATGATTTTAGATTCTCAACCCCTTAATCCTAATGTTAAATGCCTAATTTATCCATAATCCTAGACAGTTCATAGCGTTTAACTCAAATCTATGTTTAACACTAAAAGCTCACAATATGTTAATCACAGTAAGACACTCAGTAATCTAATATTTCTCAGTCTTTGATCTTTGTGACACACCTTCTCAACCGAATTGTAAACACAAAGAACCAGTGTCTAAATGCACAAAAGAGAAGACACACTGGTCCAGAAATGCTGAGtagtgaataaaaacaaaagctcatcttttctcctttcttttctattccctttcctctctctcaaatagttttcctcttctctatactattttttccttttctatatatTCCTTCCCTGTTATTTCTTATTGCAAACTTTTCCTAACTTTTCCTTAAATTCATTaccttttcttcactttctataGTCTttataagcatcttttatttattcaaagcctTCCAGCCTCCATATCTCTAGGTCTGACTGTATATCCGTTTGTAGCAATGGTCAGATAGCACATAAGTCATATACACACttggggaaattttaaattattagacATTTGTCTCAAAATGAAGAGGGCTGGGGCCTCACCTTCAAAATGTCTACCACGTATATTATTCTACAGTCAAATCCTTACCTAGGCTTATAGCCTAATTGATAGCTTACACCtcgacatttaaaaataaattctgatttcATATAAACCCAAAATTCACCTTATATCTAAATCCCAATTTTTACCTTTCACAACTGCTCTATAGCATAAGGCTTAACCACTCCCTTAAAAGGCCAACTCTTTATTCTATCCTTtaaatcaaaattcaaaacaaatctTTAATATTAATCTGCATGCAgttcatttcatataaatgaatctGAGAACCAACACTGAACTCAGTCCTAAACTTTAAAAACTGTAGTCCTAATGTTTTGCTGTCTCTGGGTCTTATTTCTATTCATTGATTGAATTGAAATGCCTATGTTTATATGCATGTTGTACTCTGCTTATGTGTGATTACAACATGGGAAACTACAATCTCACTTTGTATGCTAGTAACTACGTAGGTGTATGTTCACATGTGACTCTCTTTACAGATGACCAGGTCATGACTGGTGGCCCCAGTAACCTAACCTTAAGAACTGTGTTTGAAAGtcaatatgtataaaaatatactgaGTTAACTCATTTTCagttaataaatatatagattGTTTCATTTAGTATCTTATTGACTATTTACACTGTGACAAATCAGTTCCTGTTGTTGGTTTCCCCAAGTAATGAAAGGCTGAAACTGAATTAAAGTAAAAAGCTAAAACACAAaataacagaaagaataaaacaaggCTAAGGAATTTATAACATTTGttataaatgttttatcataatcatttataacaaaataatttttcaaccTGAACTGTTGTTTTGATCCAGTTGCTTTGAGTTAAATGATTTCAAACCAGTTCTGTGCCTCTGTGACAAGCTGCTTCTATTGAGGCTTAATTGAGTTGgcctaatggcaccccactccagtactcttgcctggaaaattccatggtcggaggagcctggtaggctgcaatccatgggtcactacaagtcggacatgactgagcgacttcacttttacctttcactttcacgcactggagaaggaaatggcaactcactcaggtgttcttgcctggagaatcccaggaatggtggagcctggtgggctgccatctatggggtcgcacagagtcggacacgactgaagcgacttagcagcagcagcagcagcaacttactGCATGTCTCAGTCCGGGTCTCCTTCTGGTTATTAGTTTGTGGCTATAAAGCTGACAGAAGTGTCTTTTCTAACAATCTTATTTGCTTCCTACCATGTCTACAAGCAATCTCACAGTTGCCTGAGAGGTGGGGCAAGTGAATGGGTTCTTTATGTTCCACAG
Proteins encoded in this window:
- the SPINK7 gene encoding serine protease inhibitor Kazal-type 7 produces the protein MKTTGGLLLLCVVACLCSCSEAASLPLKTVNCSIYKKYPVVAIPCPITYLPVCGSDYITYGNECHLCIENLKSYGKVQFLHEGVC